Proteins found in one Bremerella volcania genomic segment:
- a CDS encoding ketoacyl-ACP synthase III → MKYAFIGPISTYLPQRIETNQQLQDEFPGWDMDLIYTKTGIASRHIAAPGECASDLGVKAAQRLFEEHQIDPQSIDFLLFCTQTPDYPLPTTACLMQQRLGLRISCGALDFNLGCSGFIYGLSLAEGLIRAGIARRVLFITAETYSKYIDPDDRSLRTIFGDGAAATLIEACPEPTLDGFQFGTDGSGADTLMVTDGGARLAEDAHTPRHRKRWNSRLYMDGPALISFTVGAIPQLVQNIFSAAGIPKSDVELYLFHQATRKMLEQLQEALEIERDRMPIALETVGNTVSATIPLLIHDLRQQNRLTQGAKHLLVGFGVGWSWGGCIWHDHYGNGG, encoded by the coding sequence GTGAAATACGCATTCATAGGTCCCATCTCTACCTACCTTCCCCAAAGGATTGAGACCAACCAGCAACTCCAGGACGAATTTCCCGGCTGGGACATGGATCTCATTTACACCAAAACCGGGATCGCCTCGCGACATATCGCCGCGCCCGGCGAGTGCGCGTCCGATTTAGGAGTCAAAGCGGCCCAGCGGCTGTTCGAAGAACACCAGATCGACCCGCAGTCGATCGATTTCCTCCTCTTTTGTACGCAAACACCAGACTACCCCCTGCCGACGACGGCCTGCCTGATGCAACAGCGGCTAGGTCTGCGGATCTCGTGCGGGGCGTTGGATTTCAATCTGGGGTGCTCAGGGTTCATTTACGGCTTGTCACTGGCCGAAGGGCTCATCCGTGCTGGCATTGCTCGCCGAGTCCTCTTTATTACAGCCGAAACCTATTCTAAATACATCGATCCCGACGATCGCAGCTTACGGACGATCTTCGGCGATGGGGCCGCTGCGACGCTGATTGAAGCCTGCCCCGAACCGACCCTCGACGGCTTCCAGTTCGGTACCGACGGAAGCGGGGCCGATACGCTGATGGTCACCGACGGGGGAGCCCGCCTGGCGGAAGACGCCCACACGCCGCGCCATCGTAAGCGTTGGAATAGCCGCTTGTACATGGATGGTCCGGCGCTAATCAGCTTCACCGTCGGGGCGATTCCGCAGTTGGTGCAGAATATCTTCTCCGCGGCAGGGATTCCGAAATCGGACGTGGAACTCTATCTATTTCATCAGGCGACCCGTAAAATGCTGGAGCAGCTGCAGGAAGCCCTGGAGATCGAACGCGATCGTATGCCAATCGCACTAGAGACCGTTGGCAACACGGTCTCGGCGACGATTCCCCTTTTGATTCACGACTTGCGACAGCAGAATCGACTGACCCAAGGCGCCAAACATCTTTTGGTGGGTTTTGGGGTTGGTTGGTCCTGGGGCGGATGCATCTGGCACGATCACTACGGCAACGGCGGTTGA
- a CDS encoding YqgE/AlgH family protein, translating into MQSLAGQFLIASPYLPDPNFLRTVVLMVQHDDEGALGLVLTRPIHLTVQEIWKNVSGENIDAPENVLQGGPVEGPLMAIHQEEKFAELEVIPGVYFSSQRENIEPLIHESRSEFRLFLGYSGWGAQQLEAELEVGGWLTLPAKKEQVFETNNDILWKSVSGEVGSNIMRESLNLKRMPQDPNVN; encoded by the coding sequence ATGCAATCTTTGGCCGGACAATTTCTGATTGCGTCCCCTTACCTCCCCGATCCCAATTTTCTGCGAACCGTGGTGCTGATGGTTCAGCATGACGACGAAGGCGCGCTGGGTCTGGTGCTTACCCGCCCGATCCATCTCACCGTTCAGGAAATCTGGAAGAACGTCTCCGGCGAAAACATCGACGCCCCGGAAAACGTGTTGCAAGGGGGACCGGTCGAAGGCCCCTTGATGGCGATTCACCAGGAAGAGAAGTTCGCTGAATTGGAGGTGATCCCCGGCGTCTACTTCTCGAGCCAACGCGAAAACATCGAGCCGCTGATTCACGAAAGCCGAAGCGAGTTTCGCTTGTTCCTCGGCTACTCCGGCTGGGGCGCCCAACAACTGGAAGCCGAACTGGAAGTGGGCGGTTGGCTCACGCTGCCAGCCAAGAAAGAACAAGTCTTCGAGACCAACAACGACATCCTCTGGAAAAGCGTCTCCGGCGAAGTAGGCTCGAATATCATGCGCGAGTCCCTCAACCTGAAGCGCATGCCACAAGACCCCAACGTGAACTAA
- a CDS encoding nucleotide sugar dehydrogenase → MAENVLHSYESLRQKLADQSAVVGVIGMGYVGLPLVKTFADCGYQCLGFDTDPNKVEKLHRGESYIKHIASEWIASNVKIGRFSATCDTARMAEADVLLICVPTPLDSSRDPDLKYVELTAEAIGKSLRKGQLVVLESTTYPGTTRDVVLPILQKSGLEPGIDFFVAYSPEREDPGNPQFSAANIPKVIGGLEHHSLQLACELYEKAIVEIIPVSSLEVAEACKILENTYRAVNIALVNELKVLFDRMDLDLWEVIEAAKTKPFGFQAFYPGPGLGGHCIPIDPFYLSWLARKQGMPTRFIELAGEINTSMPQFVVQKLMLALNDQQKPIRGSKILMLGVAYKPNVDDPRESPAFAIMELLEPLGAQIQYNDPYIPKLPSMRSFEFSQKESIELTADTLAEADAVLIVTNHKEYDWEFIAKHAKLVIDTRNAMGKIEQRDNIRKA, encoded by the coding sequence ATGGCCGAAAATGTTCTGCATTCTTACGAATCTCTCCGCCAGAAGCTCGCCGATCAGTCTGCCGTCGTGGGTGTCATTGGAATGGGGTATGTCGGTCTCCCGCTGGTAAAAACGTTTGCCGACTGCGGCTATCAGTGCCTGGGCTTCGATACCGATCCTAACAAAGTCGAAAAACTTCACCGTGGCGAAAGTTACATTAAGCACATTGCCAGTGAGTGGATTGCCTCAAATGTTAAAATAGGACGTTTCTCGGCAACTTGCGATACCGCTCGGATGGCTGAGGCGGACGTCCTTCTCATCTGCGTACCGACCCCGCTGGACAGTTCTCGCGATCCGGACCTCAAGTACGTGGAGCTAACCGCAGAGGCCATTGGTAAGTCACTACGCAAGGGACAGCTCGTGGTTCTGGAAAGCACCACCTATCCCGGCACGACGCGCGATGTGGTGCTGCCGATCTTGCAAAAGAGCGGCCTCGAACCTGGCATCGACTTCTTCGTCGCCTATAGTCCCGAACGCGAAGACCCCGGCAATCCTCAGTTTTCCGCGGCGAACATTCCCAAGGTGATCGGCGGGCTCGAGCACCACAGCCTGCAGCTGGCCTGCGAGCTGTACGAAAAGGCGATCGTCGAGATCATCCCGGTCAGCAGCCTGGAAGTGGCCGAGGCCTGTAAGATCCTCGAAAACACCTACCGAGCCGTGAACATCGCGTTGGTAAACGAACTGAAGGTGCTGTTTGACCGCATGGATCTCGACCTGTGGGAAGTGATCGAAGCGGCCAAGACCAAGCCGTTCGGCTTCCAGGCCTTTTACCCCGGCCCCGGCCTCGGCGGGCACTGCATTCCGATCGATCCGTTCTACCTTAGTTGGCTGGCCCGCAAGCAAGGGATGCCGACCCGTTTCATCGAACTGGCCGGCGAAATCAACACCAGCATGCCGCAGTTCGTCGTCCAGAAGCTGATGCTGGCCCTGAACGACCAACAAAAGCCAATCCGCGGCAGCAAGATTCTCATGCTGGGCGTGGCCTACAAGCCAAACGTCGACGACCCGCGCGAAAGCCCGGCGTTTGCCATCATGGAGCTTTTGGAACCGCTGGGGGCCCAGATCCAATACAACGACCCGTACATTCCCAAGCTCCCTTCAATGCGGAGCTTCGAGTTCTCCCAAAAAGAAAGCATCGAGCTGACTGCCGATACACTAGCCGAAGCAGACGCGGTGCTGATCGTCACCAATCATAAGGAATACGATTGGGAGTTCATCGCGAAGCACGCGAAGCTGGTGATTGATACGCGCAATGCGATGGGCAAGATCGAACAGCGGGATAACATTCGTAAGGCTTGA